The following are from one region of the Nicotiana tomentosiformis chromosome 7, ASM39032v3, whole genome shotgun sequence genome:
- the LOC104120374 gene encoding 2S sulfur-rich seed storage protein 2-like encodes MAKLSVVAALLLCLLAVASANTFTVTTTVTEDDIENQGSRRCQEQIQRQRLNYCRMYLSRSRQYYGDELSMMTDDKESNQGQEHLQQCCQELRNMDTQCRCEALRRMVTQQRGGRGQDAERMSERARYLPRMCNIQPTQCRF; translated from the exons ATGGCAAAGCTTTCAGTTGTTGCTGCTCTTCTCTTGTGCTTGTTAGCTGTTGCAAGTGCCAACACCTTCACCGTCACTACCACTGTGACGGAGGACGATATCGAAAATCAGGGGTCGCGAAGGTGCCAAGAGCAGATCCAGAGGCAGAGGCTGAACTACTGCAG GATGTACCTTTCAAGAAGCCGTCAATATTATGGCGACGAGCTGAGCATGATGACAGACGACAAAGAGAGCAACCAAGGACAGGAGCATCTCCAGCAGTGCTGCCAGGAATTGAGGAACATGGACACTCAATGCCGCTGCGAGGCACTTAGGAGAATGGTGACACAACAGCGTGGTGGCCGCGGCCAAGACGCTGAGCGCATGTCAGAGAGAGCTCGTTACCTCCCCCGCATGTGCAACATCCAGCCTACTCAGTGCCGCTTCTAA